From the genome of Nicotiana tabacum cultivar K326 chromosome 2, ASM71507v2, whole genome shotgun sequence:
TTACAACAAAGCATTGGTTAGCGACGTGCAAGGATTGTTGAGCTTATTTGAGGCAGCACAATTCAGAGTACACGGGGAAGAAATACTGGACGAAGCAGATAATTTCACCACCACTCATTTGAAGCTAATGTTGCCTACATTGAGAAATTCTCTCGCGATGCAGGTCACGAATGCACTAAAGTATCCAATCAACTATACTATAACGACGGTAGCGACGAGGAAATACATATCATTTTACCAAGAAGATAATTGTGATGAAACGTTACTAAATTTCGCAAAATTGGACTTCAACATATTGCAGAAAATGCATAAAAGGGAACTATGTGATATCACAAGGTAATTTGTAAGATAGACAATCACTAATTAAAATCACAACActgaattaattaatttataaaagaatACATCAATTTTCAGATCCAACTTTACATTTTTTAGGTGGTGGAAAGAATTGGACTTCGCAAAAGCATTACCTTTTGCAAGAGACAGAATAATCGAGTTGTACTTCTGGAGTTTGGGTGTGTACAGCTTTGAGCCCCAGTATAGGGTTGCCAGAAACATAAGTACCAAAATCTTATGCTTCGTTTCTGTTACTGACGATATCTATGATACCTATGGAAAACTAGATGAACTTACTCTCCTCACGAATGCAATAGAAAGGtagtacaatttttttttgtaacatGATTTATATCTTAATTACTGCTTTAGTTTTGCTATGTAATAACTTGTACAGTAACTAAGAATCTTACTAATAACCTCACCTATATCTGACGTTAACGTAGGTGGAATACCGATGCTGCAGAACAGTTACCGTCATATATGAAGTTTTTTTACCGTGCACTTCTAGATATTTACGATCAAGTGGAGAAAGAATTGGCAGGTGATAACAAGTCATTTCGAGTCAACTATTCTATAGCTGCGGTAATTAAGCGGGGATCAGTTACTTAGCTAATCAGTAAATTAAACTTTTTAAGGATAATTCATGAGTTTTTACTCTTGTACCTTTCAGATGAAAAAGTTGATAAATGCATATTTTCAAGAGGCCGAATGGTATCATGGGAATAAAATCCCAACAATGGAACAGTATGTGAAGAATGGAATTCGATCTAGCACTATCCCATGTCTTGCGACTCTCTCTTGGTTATGCATGGGAAATGAAGCAACGAAGGAGGCATACGATTGGATTGCAAGTGAACCTCCACTTCTCGTTGCTTCCTCTATAATTGGTAGATTATCGAATGATATTGTTTCACATGAGGTATACTATTTAAGTATATTTTTTAATTCAAGCTTAAATATTGGAATAACAAGCATAGTAGGAAATAAGTTTTTTTAGTTCAACCCTAAATATAACAAATAAGTAGTATTTATGAGTTCAACCAAAAATTATTGTGCAAGCTTTCTCAAGGCCTTTGGATGCATCACAGTCAGAGGCGGATCTTAAATTTTAATTCTATGGATTCAAGACTCAAGTTTTAACCATTGAATCATACATCACCTTGTTTGAGTTATGAGTTCACACTCTAATGGGTTTTGCACAAATAAATCTAGGTCTAGACTAAAAtatatgggttcaattgaacgcACACCTATAATACTAGATACTGCCCTTAAATCATATATAGTTCATACCACTTAGTTTACACAGCAATTTTGTCTCTTGTAATCTAATGGTGATTGTTGCTATTTATATGGATATGCAGAGAGAAGTAGAAAGAGGAGATGTATCAGGTGTAGAGTGTTACATGAACGAATATGGTGTCACAAAGGAAGAAGCATGCACAGAGATTAGGAAAATATTGGAGAGTAAATGGAAGGATTTGAATCGAGGATGCCTAGAACCTACCGATGTACCAAAAGTTTTGCTAATGCCAGTGCTCAACCTTGCTAGGATGTGTGAGTTCGCATATAAAGATGAAGATTCTTATACAGTTTCCCAAAATAACTTTAGAGACATCGTTTCTATGGTGCTAGTTGATCCCATTACAATATGAAAACTTGAAaacgaaaaacataaagaaaatgatatatatatatatatatatatatatatatatatatatatatatatatatatatatatatatatgtgtgtgtgtgtgtgtgtgtgtgtgtgtgtgtgtgtgtgtgtgtgtgtgtgtgtgtgtgtgtgtgtgtgtgtgaaagaAGTTCCTAATATATCTTTCTTGCTACGAGGACAAAAACAAGAGGAACTTCAAAGTGGGCAAAAAGATTTAGGTTGCTGCTTCCAGGGCAAATAGACAATGCTTATATTTGGATGAGCTAAATGTATTGGAATGAATATCATTTGGTTTCGTGTAGTTTGTTTAGTTATTGGAGTTGAACTCTTTTGTTATACTTATaagtcatatacatgacatcttatcaattttggactttgtaCTGTTTTACTAATTTTAATGCTTTTAGTTTTAGGTTGGGGTTTGGAAGGGGGGGGGGTAACTTGCTATAATATTAACATTAGTCTGAACCACTTTTTTTTCCTCCTATCCACTTACAAGTTACAAGTATGCAAACATCTAACACGTTTCAATGGTAAAATTTCAGTGTAAAAACTTTCGATTGTGTTGACAAAAATACCCTCCTATAAAAAGACATACAATGAGTAAAAAaatgaagaataaaataaaacaaaataaaatttgaagttgaaaacaTTGGCTTGGGGAGGGAGATCAATTGTAAAATGCAGATTGGATCGTGCCAAATCAGTAAATCTCGTTAGGATTATGGACTTGCAATAAAATGGACCTTACTTTATGTTAGGTTACTCTATTGTGATGTCCCAAAATAGGCCCAACAGAGTTGTCCTAGAACGTGAAAAAATTCACCAATAGCCACATTTCACCCCCTATAATTTGAAAATTAGTCATTATTTTagattttcaaattctacaattGAAATCCCAAGATATGTCATAAAGTTTCACTTGCAAAATTTAAAACTCCAGgataatgactatttttcaaaTATAGAGCCAAAAAGCCGCTAGTGGATGCTATTTCTAAGGAAGAAACATGGAATCGGGAAAAGAGGAGCAAAGATAGTGCTATTttaattaggggtgtacaaagaaaactgataaatcatatcaaaccgataattcgagtcaaaccgaaaaaaaaatgatgtggtttgatttgatttggtttggtattggaaaataaAGCTcgatcataattggtttggtttggttttaactaaaaaagtcaaaccgaaaccaaaccaatccaatagtatatttatataattttcaaaaatattttatacatataaatatttattgtaatataatttataaatatttcttaaactttttcatagttttatcttttaacgtattatttcaagtttagacttaacattcttgaatgctaaataaatttaaaagcccattaaatgtagtaactcaaacaaagttcaaatcaataataatgctaacaaaaaaaattcaattcaatactaggaatgacgatagtgttggataattattttagttttacattggtttataatgaaaatgcataacttagtttatctttttttttagtgcttagttatgtaattaatattagtacttattagctatatttattttagcatgacctatatagtatttttagattatgttaattttcattatggtttattaattagcaatatttattttatgcaatttattattttatctttgttattgaatattttagtataatatgtgagcacctaattttcgCCTCACATaggaaattactcctaaaaaataacccaaaatattttttggttgtttggCATCAAAAATTGTAAGTGGGTTAATTTAGCAATTAGAGTTTGATCaagtggctatttttgaaaataaacaaAAGGCAGGAAAGAGGTTGTTTGGTCTTTTATTGGAATTGGGCCAAATGGACTAAAATATTAGCCCAGTTGCTATTAGATCCGCCCTAGAACCTCTTCTTTTACCCTATCCAAAGCCCATGCCCACTCCCCATTTTATATAGACTTAATTCTCCATtctcaaaaaagagaaaaaacgaACTCCTCTAACCtaaaaaaccctagccgccccaatGGAAAAAATGCTCTCAGCTCCCTCACACAtgccttctcttctcacctctcTCTGAATTCACAGACTCGACACACGTTCAAAGCACTGACTAGCATATGAAAtcgattctggaaattcaaaGGCCATTTTCTGAGATTTGGAACAAAGGGCTCGAAAAACAGAGGGAAATTAAAATCAAAAGCAATTTCTGAAATTACTCTTCTATTGCTGTGTTTGTTCCACACTTTCGTGTTTTAAAGAGAATTTCGATTCAAATCGTCGTTCGATTGTAATGTCTGAAAGGAATGAATTAGGAAAGTAGGCGGATATTCCTATAGTGGAGTCTTATTTCTATATTGAGGTCTTACATCAGAAGTGGATCAAGCTAAGCATTGGGTTCAATTTGGTCTCTATCGCTATTGGGCCAATGGAGATAGACTAGAGCAGGACCAATTACAAATTAGCCCATAAGTAATTCAGTCCACAAGTAGCTTAGTGAGGAGTATTAATACGCAGAAGAGGGAAGGAAACAGTAGGCAATTTCTGGTAAATTTCAGTTGCAACTTCCTAACAAATTTCTCTCTCAacctatctctctctctctctctctctctctctctctctctctcttctcacCTCTAACCTCTTTCTCTTCTCCTTCTTTCAGGTTATCCATGGTGTAAATGTAGCTCTATGGTAGAAGAAACATTGTAACATTTCCAATTCTATTACATATCAATAAAGAAATTCTATTCCTTCTCATTGTCTTCTTCTCAAATTCTATTACAAAATCTAGTATattacaattggtatcagagcagaatCCTGGCACATGACAGCCCCAGAAACTCGagcaaaatccaaaaagaaaaatgtcaaaaaattgGAGACCCAGTTGCACAGTTACATGGCAGAAACAAATAAGAAAGTAGATTCTACTGATTCCAAAATGGATGATCTAAACCACAAAATTGATGTCATGATGGACAAGTTGTTCGTGAACAAGGATGGAATCCTTGGTAGTGCTCCAGTTGAGGCTCATTAATTGGATAGATCGAGCAGCAGAATGAGAATGATGGAGCCACAGGAGAATTCAACTAGAAAATTCTACTCGAACAATACTGCTGCTAAGGTGGACTGCCCTTACTTCTAAAGAGAGTTATTCTAACTCCAACATCTCTGGTAATAAGTTGTTTGAAGCAAGAAAAACTAGGGGTgaatgctatagatgtggagagaAGTACTTCCCAGGTCATCAATGTAAGGATAAACAGTTGAACATCTTGCATGGTACTACTGATCAGGATACAGTAGATGAAAGTCAAAGAATAGAACAAATAGAAGAAGTTGAAAACGATCAATGGGAGATAATTGATGAGGCCATAAGCCTCAATGCCTTATCAGGAACTGTAACCTCTAATACTATCAAGTTGAAAGGGATGTATGGGAAGCAGAAGCTAATAATCCTAGCTGATAGTGGTAGCACTCATAGTTTTGTGGCTTGTAGTTCTGCAAAACAGTTGGGGTGTGTAATTAAGGAAGATGCACCTATGAGGGTTACTGCAGCTAATGGCAGTCATCTGATGAGTTATCATTCATGTCCTTTATTTAAATGAAAGATACATGGAATTGAATTTGAGCACAAGCTCAGGTTATTGGATGTTGGAGGGTGTGACATGGTGTTGGGAGTAGACTGGATGAGGAAACACAATCCAGTCTTATTTGACTTTATTGGCTATAGACTCCAAGTGAGTGTCAATGGTAAAAGAGTGAAATTGAAGGGGATTTCTGAAGAAGGCCAACTGCAGGCCATGACTGCTTCTGGGGTTAAACAATTGTTGAAGAAGGGTCAAGTGATGTGGGCACATTTATTTTCAATCTCAGCTAAGGAAGTGGAAGTTACAGCAGAATTACCTGAAGAGATCAGATCAGTGCTCCAGGACTTTCCCAAGGTGTTTGCAGAGCCAAAGACTTTACCACCAAGGAGGGACCATGATCACTCCATTCCTCTCAAGCCTGATGCAGCACCAGTAAGTATTAGACCCTACAGATATAACTATTTTCAGAAGAATGAAATAGAGAAGCAAGTTAATGAAATGTTGACAAATGGAATTATCCAGCCTAGTCATTCCCCATTCTCTTCACCAGTACTTTTAgttaaaaagaaagatggtagTTGGAGATTTTGCATTGACTACAGAGAGCTTAATAAGATGACAATTAAGGGCAAATTTCCAATACTTTTGGTAGATGATTTAATGGATAAACTCAATGGATCTTGCATCtgttcaaagattgacttgagggctggttatcatcagatcagAATGAGTGAGGGTGATATTTTTAAAACTGCATTCAGAACTCATTTAGGACATTATGAGTTCAAGGTCATGCCCTTTGGCTTGACCAATGCACCTGCCACTTTCCAAAGCCTAATGAACCATGTTTTCAAACCTTTTCTGAGAAAGTTTGTGTTGGTATTCTTTGATGATATATTAATCTACAGTCCTACATTAGAAACTCATGCACTTCATCTTAGAACAGTGCTAGAAGTTCTACAGAAGGAGCAGCTTTATGCCAAATTATCCAAATGTTCATTTGGGTAGGACAAGGTGGAATATCTAGGACATATTATTTCAGGGAGAGGGGTAGCTACTGATCCTGCTAAAATTGAAGCTATGTTGTCATGGCCAGTGCCAAAATCTATCAAGGCCCTCAGAAGATTTCTAGGGCTCACAGGCTACTATAAGAGGTTTGTTAAGTCCTATGGGGTAATTAGCAGACCCCTAACAAACCTACTAAAAAAGAATGCATTTCAATGGAATGAAGAAGCAGAATTGGCTTTTCAGCAACTGAAGGAAGCTATGGCAACAGTTCCAGTTTTGGCTCTAGCTGACTTCACTAAGCCTTTTGTAGTGGAGACTGATGCATGCTCCACTGGGATAGGAGTTGTATTGATGCAATCTGGCAGACCTATAGCTTATTTTAGCAAGGCTCTTGCCCTTAAACATAGAGGACTTTCTACTTATGAGAAAGAATATATGGATGTGCTATCAGTAATAGAAAAATGGAGACACTACTGGCAAGGAGGGCATTTCATTGTTAAGACAGACCATCAGAGTTTAAAGTACTTACTAGAGCATAAGGTAACTACAGCATTACAATAGAAGGGACTGGCAAAACTTTTGGGATTGGACTATGAGGTGCAATATAAAAGGGGGTAGAAAAAAATGTGGCAGATGCTTTATCCAGAAGACATGAAGAGGACTCTACCCTCTTAGCCCTTACTACCACTCAGGCTACATGGATTGAAGAAGTCTGTGATAGCTATGAATCTGACCCCTTAGTCTTACAACTACTCAGTGAACTATCAATTTCTCTCTCCAGCAACCCAGATTATTCATTGCAGCAAGGAGTTATAAGGTATAAACATAAGATATGCATTGGGAGAAGCACTACTTTGAAAATCAAGATTTTAGAGGCCTTGCACCAGTCACCTATTGGAGGGCACTCAGGTCAACAAGGAACCTATAGGAGAATACAGTCTGTGTTCTATTGGCCAAACATAAATACAGAGATTTGCAAATGGGTAAGTGGGTGTGATGTGTGTCAAAGAGTTAAATCAGAACACATTCACCTGCCTGGGCTTCTACAACCCCTCCCTATACCCACACAGGCTTGGCAAGACATATCATTGGACTTTGTAGAAGTTTTACCCATTTCTGGGCACAAAAATGCAGTCTTGATAGTAGTGGATAGATTTACCAAGTATGGGCACTTCCTGGCACTCAAACACCCCTATACAGCTCAAGATGTATCAGAATTATTTCTCAGGGAAATCTACAGGTTACATGGATTACCAAAGACTATTGTATCTGACAGAGATGTTGTTTTCACCAGCCATTTCTGGCAACATCTCTTTAAAGCATTGGGCACTAAGCTCAACATGAGCACTGCTTACCACCCTCAATATGATGGACAGACAGAGAGACTCAATAGGTGCATGGAAACCTATTTGAGATCTATGGTCTTCAATAATCCTAAGCAGTGGGAAAAATGGTTACACTTAGCGGAATGGTGGTACAACACCAACTATCACAACTCCCTCAAGACTACACCTTTTCAGGCACTCTATGGGTATGCTCCTCCACAACTTCTACTGGGGTCCTTACCACAGACTGGTCATCAGTCAGCATGAGAGTGCCTAACTCAGAGACAACAGATGCTGCAATCTCTAAGAGACAACTTGACACAGGCTCAATCTAGAATGAAGTTTTATGCTGACAAGTTAAGATCTGAACGAGTACTGATGGTTGGAGATCTAGTCTACCTTAAACTACATCCATATCAACAATCTTCCATCGATGTCAGAAGAAATGTCAAGTTATGTGCTCATATTTATGGACCTTACAAGGTCATGCAAAGAATCGGAACAGTGGCTTATCGGCTAGAGCTTCCTGAAGGGTCTCAGCTGCATCCTATTTTTCACATCTCCAAGTTGAAGAAACGTGTTGGTCCATCCATTACTCCACAGCTACAACCACCAATTTGTGATGGcgaaagatgaatcttgattcaacCTATTGCAATCCTTCAACGACGCATGGTGAAGGAAAATAATGGTGTGGGGGTGAAAGTTCTGGTTTAATGGGCAAATTTAAAGGAAGAGGATGCTACATGGGAAGATTGGAGCTATATCAAAAGCAGATTTCCTGACTTTGTTGCTCAGCAAAGACCTTGAGGACAAGGTCGTTCTGGGAGAGCTAGGGATTGTAATGTCTGAAAGGAATGAATTAGGAAAGTAGGCGGATATTCCTATAGTGGGGTCTTATTTCTATATTGAGGTCTTATATCAAAAGTGGATCAAGCTAAGCATTGGGTTCCATTTGGTCTCTATCGCTATTGGGCTAACAAAGACAGACTAGAGCAGGCCCAATTACAAATTAGCCCACAAGTAATTCAGTCCACAAGTAGCTTAGTGAGGAGTATTAATACGCAGAGGAGGGAAGGAAACAGTAGGCAATTTCTGGTAAATTTCAGTTACAACTTCCTAACTAATTTCTCTCTCAacctatctctctctctctctctcttctcacCTCTAATCTCTTTCTCTTCTCCTTCTTTCAGGTTATCCATGGTGTAAATGTAGCTCTATGGTAGAAAAAATATTGTAACATTTCCAATTCTATTACATATCAATAAAGAAATTATATTCCTTCTCATTGTCTTCTTCTAAAATTCTATTACAAATTCTAGTATATTACATCGATTTCCGCTGTTTTTGCTGTTTCTGGAATTGCTGAGCTTCGTTCGAGTTTGCTTCTGCTTTTATTTGGTTTATATCTAGCTTTTCTTTGTTCAACTAGGTTAGTTTGAAATTACTCTGTCTTATGCTTTCAGTAAATGAATGAAAACTGTTGAATtcctatttagtttttttttcttatttgttcaAGTATGACTTGTACTGATTCTGTTATTTGCAAGACGTGTATTTGGCCTTCATTTGACTGAAATAATTAAGTAACTCGAAATGAGATGTTTATGTGAACTACTTGTTTCATGCTCTCAATTAGGACACCGTTGTTAGTTGTGAGCCTTTGATTGGTAGGATTTTGTAATG
Proteins encoded in this window:
- the LOC107822502 gene encoding sesquiterpene synthase 15-like, which encodes MDGNAGEVKRRCDNHHPTVWGDHFLAYAHLSGANEWEEKEHEVLKEEVRKMLEMASSKSLQNLDLINAIQCLGVAYHFEHEILKSLAYICNCYEELNGEADETDLHLVALRFRLLRQHGYYVSSDVFRKFTDDQGNYNKALVSDVQGLLSLFEAAQFRVHGEEILDEADNFTTTHLKLMLPTLRNSLAMQVTNALKYPINYTITTVATRKYISFYQEDNCDETLLNFAKLDFNILQKMHKRELCDITRWWKELDFAKALPFARDRIIELYFWSLGVYSFEPQYRVARNISTKILCFVSVTDDIYDTYGKLDELTLLTNAIERWNTDAAEQLPSYMKFFYRALLDIYDQVEKELAGDNKSFRVNYSIAAMKKLINAYFQEAEWYHGNKIPTMEQYVKNGIRSSTIPCLATLSWLCMGNEATKEAYDWIASEPPLLVASSIIGRLSNDIVSHEREVERGDVSGVECYMNEYGVTKEEACTEIRKILESKWKDLNRGCLEPTDVPKVLLMPVLNLARMCEFAYKDEDSYTVSQNNFRDIVSMVLVDPITI
- the LOC142167867 gene encoding uncharacterized protein LOC142167867, translated to MLQSLRDNLTQAQSRMKFYADKLRSERVLMVGDLVYLKLHPYQQSSIDVRRNVKLCAHIYGPYKVMQRIGTVAYRLELPEGSQLHPIFHISKLKKRVGPSITPQLQPPICDGER